A genomic stretch from Coffea arabica cultivar ET-39 chromosome 10c, Coffea Arabica ET-39 HiFi, whole genome shotgun sequence includes:
- the LOC113713732 gene encoding 12-oxophytodienoate reductase 1-like produces MEQKIDNGREEEQPIPLLTPYKMGPFQLSHRVVLAPLTRQRSYGNVPQPHAALYYSQRTTKGGFLIAEATGVSDTAQGYTDTPGIWTKEHVEAWKPIVDAVHAKGGIIFCQLWHVGRVSNYDAQPNGQAPISSTDKALTPRVQSNSTGFDLEYYSPPRRLRKEEIPNIVNDFRLAAINAIEAGFDGVEIHGAHGYLIEQFMKDEANDRTDEYGGSMENRCRFALEIVEAVSNAIGPLRVGIRLSPFTYFNDSADSNPNALGLYMAEALNKYGILYLHMVDPKLRFNPNFKRHDGSLLPMRKAFKGTFLAAGGYLREDGNEAIAENGADLIAYGRWFLSNPDLPRRFELNAPLTKYDSSTFYISDPVIGYTDYPFLETTTA; encoded by the exons ATGGAGCAGAAGATTGATAATGGACGAGAAGAAGAGCAACCAATTCCTTTACTAACTCCATACAAAATGGGGCCTTTCCAGCTTTCTCATAG AGTTGTTTTGGCACCTCTGACAAGGCAAAGATCATATGGAAATGTACCACAACCCCATGCTGCATTGTACTACTCTCAAAGAACTACCAAAGGCGGTTTCCTGATAGCTGAAGCCACAGGAGTTTCTGATACAGCCCAAGG GTATACAGATACACCTGGTATCTGGACGAAGGAACATGTTGAGGCCTGGAAACCCATTGTTGATGCTGTCCATGCCAAAGGCGGTATAATCTTTTGCCAGCTTTGGCATGTGGGAAGAGTTTCTAATTATG ATGCTCAGCCGAATGGACAGGCTCCAATCTCATCTACAGATAAAGCGTTAACTCCCCGCGTTCAGTCAAATAGTACTGGTTTTGATTTAGAATATTATTCACCTCCTCGAAGATTGAGGAAAGAAGAGATTCCTAACATCGTCAATGATTTTAGGCTCGCTGCAATTAATGCTATTGAAGCTG GATTTGATGGGGTGGAGATCCATGGGGCGCATGGCTATCTAATAGAGCAATTCATGAAAGACGAAGCAAATGATCGGACGGACGAATACGGAGGTTCCATGGAGAACAGGTGCAGATTTGCTCTGGAAATCGTTGAAGCTGTTTCCAATGCAATTGGACCTCTTAGAGTTGGGATAAGGCTTTCACCCTTCACATATTTCAATGATAGCGCCGATTCAAATCCAAATGCTTTAGGCCTTTACATGGCTGAAGCCCTGAATAAATATGGGATTCTGTACTTGCACATGGTTGATCCAAAACTCAGGTTCAATCCAAACTTTAAACGCCATGATGGCAGTCTTTTGCCGATGAGAAAGGCATTCAAGGGAACTTTCTTGGCTGCTGGTGGTTATCTAAGGGAAGATGGCAATGAAGCTATAGCAGAAAATGGGGCTGATCTCATTGCTTACGGACGATGGTTCTTGTCCAATCCTGATTTGCCCAGAAGATTTGAGTTAAATGCTCCTCTGACCAAGTATGACAGCTCTACTTTTTATATATCTGATCCTGTTATTGGCTACACTGATTATCCATTTCTCGAGACCACGACTGCCTGA
- the LOC113715109 gene encoding putative 12-oxophytodienoate reductase 11, whose product MGKKMEDGQDKEQSQQPIPLLTPYKLGNFQLFHRIVLAPMARQRSYGNLPQPHAVLYYSQRTSRGGLIITEAAGVSDTSLIGIPFSPGIWTKEQVEAWKPIVDAVHAKGGIIFCQIFHVGRVSSSDSQPNGQAPISSTDKPLTPEGFDAPKYSPPRRLKTEEIPGIVNDFRLAAINAIEAGFDGVEIHGAHGFLIDQFLKDQINDRTDEYGGSLENRCRFALEIVEAVSDAIGSHRVGLRLSPFANYNEAGDSNPKALGLYMAEALNKHKILYCHMVEPRMKTLGEKSETADSLMPMRKAFNGTFIAAGGYNREDGDRAVAKNQADLVAYGRLFLANPDLPRRFELNASLNKYHRDTFYTSDPVVGYTDYPFLETND is encoded by the exons ATGGGAAAGAAGATGGAAGATGGGCAAGACAAAGAACAATCTCAGCAACCAATCCCTTTACTGACCCCATATAAGCTGGGCAATTTTCAGCTATTTCATAG AATTGTTTTGGCACCAATGGCAAGGCAAAGAAGTTATGGCAATTTACCACAACCACATGCAGTATTATATTACTCTCAGAGAACCTCCAGAGGTGGTCTTATCATAACTGAAGCCGCAGGAGTTTCTGACACATCGCTCATAGG GATTCCATTTTCACCTGGCATATGGACAAAGGAACAAGTTGAGGCTTGGAAACCCATAGTAGATGCAGTTCATGCAAAAGGCGGTATTATCttttgccaaatttttcatGTGGGAAGGGTTTCTAGTTCTG ACTCTCAGCCCAATGGACAAGCTCCAATCTCGTCGACAGACAAACCATTAACTCCCGAAGGTTTTGATGCCCCAAAATATTCACCCCCAAGACGTTTAAAGACAGAAGAAATTCCTGGGATTGTCAACGATTTCAGGCTTGCTGCTATTAATGCCATTGAAGCAG GTTTTGATGGGGTAGAGATCCATGGTGCTCATGGTTTTCTAATAGACCAGTTCTTGAAAGACCAAATCAATGATCGAACAGACGAATATGGAGGTTCCTTGGAGAACCGTTGCAGATTTGCTTTAGAAATAGTTGAAGCTGTTTCAGATGCAATAGGATCTCATAGAGTCGGATTAAGGCTTTCCCCTTTTGCAAATTACAATGAAGCGGGCGATTCAAATCCAAAAGCTCTAGGCCTTTATATGGCGGAAGCCTTGAACAAGCACAAAATTCTTTATTGCCACATGGTTGAGCCGAGGATGAAAACTCTTGGAGAAAAATCGGAAACTGCAGATAGTCTTATGCCGATGAGAAAGGCATTCAACGGTACTTTCATTGCTGCTGGCGGTTATAATAGGGAAGATGGCGACAGAGCTGTGGCCAAAAATCAGGCTGATCTTGTTGCATATGGACGCTTGTTCTTGGCCAATCCAGATTTGCCCAGAAGATTCGAGTTAAATGCTTCTCTGAACAAGTACCATAGAGACACTTTCTATACATCTGATCCTGTTGTTGGCTACACTGACTATCCATTTCTTGAAACCAATGATTGA